From the Phyllobacterium sp. T1293 genome, the window GCAAGCTTCGACAAAGGTCATCAACTGCCCCTTATCATCAGCCGTGCCACGACCGGTCAGAATCTTGCGGCCATTGCCCATATCCTTGATCTCAGGTGCAAAGGGATCGTTTTCCCAAAGTTCAAGCGGGTCGACCGGCTGCACATCATAGTGACCATAGAAGAGAACATGCGGCGCATCGGCGCTTGGTCCCTCATGGTGAGCCACGACCATGGGATGCCCCGGCGTGTCGCGCACGCTGGCGTCAAAACCAATGGTCTTCAAATCGGCAACCAGCCATTCGGCAGCCTTACGGCATTCTGCCTTGAATGCTGGATCGGTCGAAATGGACTTGATCTTCAACAGTTCGAACAGCCGTTCCAGACTTTTATCGAGATTGGCATCAAGGGCGTTCAAGACAGGTTCAAGCGCTGACATGGTATTTCCTGAATTTGTTGGACCGGGACTTATGAAGGGAATTCTTCTTAGCCCATTTTCGGGAAAACGGCAGAAAAAAATGGACCCGGAAAAGAAATGGCCGCCGTGGCGGGGGGACCACAGGCGACCAGATCACTACACTCAGATGCGACAACCCGGAGAGGGGGGATGAGGTTGCCGCAAGTCCGGGGAAGGCGGGGGACGAGCCTTAAATCCCGGACATCGATCTAACGTCGACAAGTTGGATTTGGGTCTCAAACCGTGGCATTTCAAGGGCACGGAACATTACATCTTTGTAACAAACGCGTGATGAGCAGGTGATATGTTCATGCCGCGGGATTTCCGGCATAACGTTCGCTCAAACGAGGGGCGAATCTCATGCCAAAAGCCACGACGGACTTGCCAGTGCTTTTCTTCCCGACAGGCGCAGATTGGGAAGCCTGGCTGGTGATCAATCATGAAATCTCTCAAGGCGCTTGGCTCAAATTCTGCAAGAAGTCAGCCGAGATAAAAACCCTGTCCAGACAGGAGGCAATCGATGGTGCGCTTTGCTATGGCTGGATCGATGGCCAAGCCGACAAGTTTGACGAGCATTATTGGCTCGTCCGCTTCACACGGCGCAAGAGCACGAGCCCTTGGTCCGACATCAACCGCAAGCGCGCCAATGAACTGATCGACCAGAACCGCATTAAACCTGCCGGTCTTTTGGAAATCGAGCGGGCAAAAGCCGATGGGCGTTGGGACAAGGCCTATCTGCCGCAAAGCAAGGCAACCGTGCCCGACGATTTGCAGGCGGCCCTCGACGCAAATCCCGAGGCAACAAAAATGTTCCAGTTGCTGACCAGCGTGAATCGCTATGCCATTATTTACCGCGTCAATGATGCGAAGAAGCCCGAGACAAGGTTGCAGCGCATCGAAAAGTTCGTGGCGATGCTGGCGCGCGGTGAAACCATTCATCCGCAAAAGACCAAGCCAGCAGGGTGAAAGCCATCGACTCCTGAATTCTGTCAGGAGGAGTCTGTAATTTCACGATCTTTCAGTGCATGGGAAAGACAGATCATTTCCTTTTTCAGGATGTTCATTTAATCGTAGGCACCATGAAAAAAGGTGATCATCTCTTTCTCGTCGACGGCTCCGGCTATATCTTCCGGGCCTATCATGCGCTGCCGCCCCTCACCCGCAAATCGGATGGCCTGCCTGTCGGTGCCGTGTCCGGTTTCTGCAACATGCTGTGGAAGCTGCTGCGGGAAGCCAGGGACACATCCGTGGGCGTTACGCCGACACATTTTGCCGTCATCTTCGACTATTCGTCGAACACATTCCGCAAGGATATTTACCCCGAATATAAGGCCAATCGCTCGGCACCGCCGGAAGACCTTATTCCGCAGTTCGGGCTGATTCGTCAGGCAACCAAGGCCTTCAATCTGCCCTGCATCGAAAAAGAAGGCTACGAGGCGGATGATCTGATCGCCACCTATGCGCGTATGGCTGAAGCCGTTGGTGCGGAAGTCACCATCATCTCATCAGACAAGGATCTGATGCAGCTCGTTACCCCCATGGTGTCCATGTATGACAGCATGAAGGACAAGCAGATCGGCATCCCTGACGTTATCGAAAAATGGGGCGTGCCGCCGGAAAAGATGATCGACCTGCAGGCACTGACAGGCGATTCCACCGATAATGTGCCGGGTATTCCCGGCATTGGTCCAAAGACTGCCGCACAGCTTCTGGAAGAGTTTGGCGATCTCGATACGCTGCTTGCACGCGCGGGTGAAATCAAGCAGCAGAAGCGACGTGAAAACATCATTGAATTTTCTGAAATCGCCCGCATCTCGCGCCAGCTTGTAACGTTGAAGACCGACACGCCCATTGATGTTGGTCTTGAGGACTTTGGTCTGGAACCACAGGATGGGCCAAAGCTGGTTGCCTTCCTCAAGGCAATGGAGTTCACGTCCCTCACCCGCCGCGCCGCTGAAGCCACCGGCATTGATGCGTCCCTCATTGAGGCATCGCAGGTAGGGGTTGATACGGTTGCCGAGGCGCATGGCCCGGATGTTGAAATCTCCACCGGTGCGGCGGCATCAGCTGCATCCGACGACAAGCCACAGGATAAATCGGACACGGGCGCAATGCTGCCCGCCGATCTGGTCAAGGCGCGCACAGACGAGGCCTTGGCCTCCAAGATTGACACATCAGGCTATACCTGCATTCGCGATCTTGCGACGTTGCAGGTTTGGATCAACGAGGCGATGGAAGCAGGTATCGTTGCCTTCGATACCGAGACAACATCGCTCGATCCCATGCAGACCGAGCTTGTCGGCGTCTCCCTCGCTATCCGGCCCGGACATGCCTCCTATATTCCACTCAATCACAAGTCGGGAACCGGTGATCTTCTGGGTGGCGGCACTGTCGAAGGACAGATCCCGCTTGATGATGCCTTGCGCGCGTTGAAACCGCTGCTTGAAAACCGCTCGGTGCTCAAGATCGCGCACAACATGAAGTATGACTGGCTGGTCATGCATCGCTATGGCATCGATGCACATCCCTTCGATGATACGATGCTGATCTCCTATGTGCTTGATGCGGGTGAAGGCACCCACGGCATGGATGCCCTGTCAGAGCGTTGGCTGGGTCATACACCCATTGCTTATAAGGACGTGACCGGCAGCGGTAAGTCATCGGTTACATTCGATATGGTGGATATTGATCGCGCCACCGCCTACGCGGCTGAAGATGCTGACGTAACCCTGCGCTTGTGGCGCCTGCTCAAACCGCGGTTGGTCGAGGATGGTCTTGTCTCGGTCTATGAGCGGTTGGAGCGGCCGCTCGTTGCCGTATTGGCGCGGATGGAAGAGCGCGGCATATCCGTCGACAGGCAAATCCTGTCGCGACTGTCAGGTGATCTTGCCCAGGCCGCAGCCGCCATCGAACACGAGATTTACCAGCTTGCCGGGGAAAAGCTCAATATCGGCTCACCCAAGCAGCTTGGCGATATTCTCTTTGGCAAAATGAGCCTTCCCGGTGGATCGAAGACCAAGACAGGACAATGGTCAACGTCGGCGCAGGTGCTGGAGGACCTTGCTGCGGAAGGACACGAACTGCCGCGCAAGATTGTCGACTGGCGTCAGCTGACCAAACTCAAATCCACCTATACGGACGCCCTGCCCGGCTATATTCACCCGGATACCAAGCGGGTGCATACATCCTACGCCATGGCGGCGACTTCTACCGGACGGCTTTCCTCATCGGAACCGAACCTGCAGAACATTCCTGTGCGCACCAGCGAAGGCCGCAAGATTCGCACGGCGTTTATTGCTGCGCCGGGCAACAAGCTGATATCGGCCGACTACAGCCAGATCGAATTGCGGGTTCTGGCGCATGTCGCCGAGATTCCCCAGCTTACCCAGGCCTTTGCCGACGGCATCGACATTCATGCGATGACGGCTTCGGAAATGTTCGGCGTTCCCGTCAAGGATATGCCATCGGAGGTGCGGCGGCGCGCCAAGGCGATCAATTTCGGCATCATCTATGGTATTTCCGCCTTTGGTCTTGCCAACCAGCTTTCCATTCCGCGCGAAGAAGCCGGGCAATATATCCGCACCTATTTTGAGCGGTTCCCCGGCATCAAGGACTATATGGAAGCCACCAAGGCTTATGCCCGCCAGAACGGCTATGTCGAGACGATTTTTGGACGCCGCGCGCATTATCCTGAGATTCGCTCATCCAATCCGCAGGTTCGCGCTTTCAATGAACGCGCATCAATCAACGCACCGATTCAGGGTTCAGCGGCTGATATTATCCGCCGCGCCATGGTGCGGATGGAACCGGCCCTGAGTGATGCAAAACTTTCGGCGCGTATGCTGTTGCAG encodes:
- the polA gene encoding DNA polymerase I; amino-acid sequence: MGKTDHFLFQDVHLIVGTMKKGDHLFLVDGSGYIFRAYHALPPLTRKSDGLPVGAVSGFCNMLWKLLREARDTSVGVTPTHFAVIFDYSSNTFRKDIYPEYKANRSAPPEDLIPQFGLIRQATKAFNLPCIEKEGYEADDLIATYARMAEAVGAEVTIISSDKDLMQLVTPMVSMYDSMKDKQIGIPDVIEKWGVPPEKMIDLQALTGDSTDNVPGIPGIGPKTAAQLLEEFGDLDTLLARAGEIKQQKRRENIIEFSEIARISRQLVTLKTDTPIDVGLEDFGLEPQDGPKLVAFLKAMEFTSLTRRAAEATGIDASLIEASQVGVDTVAEAHGPDVEISTGAAASAASDDKPQDKSDTGAMLPADLVKARTDEALASKIDTSGYTCIRDLATLQVWINEAMEAGIVAFDTETTSLDPMQTELVGVSLAIRPGHASYIPLNHKSGTGDLLGGGTVEGQIPLDDALRALKPLLENRSVLKIAHNMKYDWLVMHRYGIDAHPFDDTMLISYVLDAGEGTHGMDALSERWLGHTPIAYKDVTGSGKSSVTFDMVDIDRATAYAAEDADVTLRLWRLLKPRLVEDGLVSVYERLERPLVAVLARMEERGISVDRQILSRLSGDLAQAAAAIEHEIYQLAGEKLNIGSPKQLGDILFGKMSLPGGSKTKTGQWSTSAQVLEDLAAEGHELPRKIVDWRQLTKLKSTYTDALPGYIHPDTKRVHTSYAMAATSTGRLSSSEPNLQNIPVRTSEGRKIRTAFIAAPGNKLISADYSQIELRVLAHVAEIPQLTQAFADGIDIHAMTASEMFGVPVKDMPSEVRRRAKAINFGIIYGISAFGLANQLSIPREEAGQYIRTYFERFPGIKDYMEATKAYARQNGYVETIFGRRAHYPEIRSSNPQVRAFNERASINAPIQGSAADIIRRAMVRMEPALSDAKLSARMLLQVHDELIFETAEAEVEATIPVVREVMENAAMPAISLSVPLRVDARAADNWDEAH
- a CDS encoding YdeI/OmpD-associated family protein, translating into MPKATTDLPVLFFPTGADWEAWLVINHEISQGAWLKFCKKSAEIKTLSRQEAIDGALCYGWIDGQADKFDEHYWLVRFTRRKSTSPWSDINRKRANELIDQNRIKPAGLLEIERAKADGRWDKAYLPQSKATVPDDLQAALDANPEATKMFQLLTSVNRYAIIYRVNDAKKPETRLQRIEKFVAMLARGETIHPQKTKPAG